A genomic region of Fodinisporobacter ferrooxydans contains the following coding sequences:
- a CDS encoding YbaK/EbsC family protein — MTNQLKESAQRVQDKLLELGYSNKVVELPDSARTAQEAAEAIGCEVAQIAKSIIFHLKNSDKPLLVVASGVNRVNEKQIANQLNDKLGKADADFVRERTGFVIGGVAPLGHIETILTIVDEDLFQFNTIWAAAGHPKAVFELTPDELVGMTHGRIMPIK, encoded by the coding sequence TTGACGAATCAGCTAAAAGAAAGTGCACAACGGGTGCAAGACAAATTGTTAGAATTGGGATATTCAAATAAAGTTGTGGAATTACCGGACAGCGCGCGAACTGCCCAAGAAGCTGCAGAAGCTATCGGTTGTGAGGTTGCACAAATTGCTAAGTCGATTATTTTCCATCTCAAAAATTCAGACAAGCCGCTACTGGTTGTTGCTAGCGGGGTGAATCGTGTGAATGAGAAGCAAATTGCCAATCAGTTAAATGACAAACTTGGAAAAGCCGATGCAGATTTTGTACGTGAACGCACCGGGTTTGTAATTGGCGGGGTTGCGCCACTCGGGCATATAGAAACCATTTTGACAATAGTTGACGAAGACCTCTTTCAATTCAACACAATATGGGCTGCAGCAGGGCATCCCAAAGCAGTATTTGAATTAACACCAGATGAATTAGTCGGAATGACACACGGGCGAATTATGCCTATAAAATAA